A window from Populus trichocarpa isolate Nisqually-1 chromosome 3, P.trichocarpa_v4.1, whole genome shotgun sequence encodes these proteins:
- the LOC18108906 gene encoding uncharacterized protein LOC18108906 translates to MDQCTRNAFAEERSTVNKAQKRKRTGKKQANMRRLKAKMAEIGEQQKRIKRGQMEIREKFEEIEFECDQLRKETLLISQQAACNQQRLNLMLKIVKAREDNNLSEADRLIQCLREGMMKQTWKKL, encoded by the exons ATGGATCAGTGCACCAGGAATGCCTTCGCTGAAGAAAGATCGACTGTGAACAAGGCTCAG aaaaggaaaagaactggcaaaaaacaagcaaacatgAGAAGATTAAAAGCAAAGATGGCAGAGATTGGTGAACAACAAAAACGTATTAAAAGGGGGCAAATGGAAATCAGAGAGAAGTTTGAAGAGATTGAATTTGAATGCGATCAACTGAGAAAAGAAACGTTGCTTATATCACAACAGGCTGCGTGCAATCAACAACGCCTGAATCTAATGCTCAAGATCGTGAAAGCACGAGAAGACAATAATTTGTCTGAAGCTGACAGGCTTATTCAATGTCTTCG agAAGGCATGATGAAGcaaacatggaaaaaattatga